Below is a genomic region from Fusarium oxysporum Fo47 chromosome VIII, complete sequence.
GTTACCGTCCTCATCGAACACGACTTTGGTTGAGTTgcccttgaacttgagcatcttcttctttgacttgAGAGCCTTCTCACGACGTTTTGAGTCGACCACAAATGGTTCTTCACCACCTAGACCATCGATGACCTTTGCTGTGCTCTTGAAAGCGTTGTTTGCCTCGTCGTCTAGCTCATCATCCTTCAGTACTCTCTTGACTGACAAGAAATCaccgtcgtcatcatccgcgttctcatcgccatcaagCACAAGCTTGTTGTAATGACTTGACAGAACATCTTGATTTGTTCGCTCAAACATCTTGTCGTACTTTGTGCGcacctcattcttcttctttggcttttccccatcttcttccatttcaGAGTCGCTAGACATGCCAACACGAGGAGCATTCTTTATTCTCTTGATATCCTCGCCCTTTCTGAACTTGACCTGCGGTGTACCAGGGAGACCAAGACTAGCAGCGAAGCCATCAAGATCTAGCTTGTTGAATTTGAAAACATCCTTGTCTCTTTGTAAATGAATTGACCGTGCGTAACTGATGAAGGCCTTTTGGCCAAGGTACTTCAGATCTGGGTTCTGGAAGCACATGCTTTGTAGTTGATCCTTGAtactcttctttttcttctccttgacatTCACCTTTTGTATGGGAATCTTTTTCtgctcaagcttcttcaacattcCTGGCTCCTCGCTAGGGTCGAGGAATAGCACAGCTCGACCATTGCTCTGGTATCGAGCTGTTCTTCCAACTCGGTGGATATATGTATCTACATCCTCAGGACAATCGGCCTGAATAACCCAGTCAACGGCAGGGAAATCAATTCCTCGCGCGACGACATCTGTCGCAAACAAACACGATTGCTTCGCAGCTGTGAATCTGTTTGTAATCTCCATTCGTGCAATTTGCTTCTGGCGGCCGTGAAGATGTAGTAGAGGAATACCGGGCTGAAGATGACGGAAACTCTCGTATACGAATCGAACTTGTTTGCCTGAGCTCAGAAAGACAATAATCTTGCTCTTCAAATTagccttgatgaagccatATAATGTGTCGAGTTTCTCTGTCAAAGGTGTAACGATGTAGTGCTGTTGGAGGTTTGTAGGAGTAGCGCTAGCCGCTGCTTCGTGAACAGAGACGTATTCGGGGTCCTTGAGACTGAGACGAGCAAGATCCGAGACCTTCTTACTCTGGGTGGCACTGAACATAAGTGTCTGTCGTGATTTGGGAAGATGCTCGACTAGCGCATCAACATCGGATTGGAAACCCATGTCCATGATACGATCTGCCTCGTCCAGAACCAAGATTTGCAAGTTGTTGGCGTCGAAACCAGCGGTCTGATCAAGATGCTGCAGCATTCGACCGGGTGTGCAAACCAAAATATTCATTCGATCCAATCGTTCCGCTTCCTCCTTCAAGCTCTTTCCACCGATGACCAAGCCTGCTGAGAAAACGTGGTTTCTGCCAACCTTTCGAAGCACCTGAAAGATCTGGACCGCGAGTTCTCGAGTGGGAGAAATGATAAGGGCGCCTAGTCCATCGTATTCGGTCCATTGGGCACGGTAGAGCTTTTCTAGAACGGGAACGAGGAAAGCAAGGGTCTTTCCGCTTCCTGTTTTGGCGGCTCCCATAACATCTTTCCCCTTGAGAGCCAGTGGAATGGCGTGAGCTTGGACATCGGTAAGGGTTTGGAAATGTGAGGCCTCGAGGCCGCTGGCGGTTGGTACagagagaggaagatggGAAAAGTTCTTGATTTCATCCGATTTGGGGTCCTGAATTCGTATTAGCCAGAGTAAGAGATTGTCGTAATTTATCCCCATACCAAATCGTTCACTCGTTGCTCAAGCTGCTGGAGATCCTCTTGTTCTCTCTTGCGCTTCTGTTGGCGCTGCTCGGTTCGACCATTCTTTTGGGGCTTAGGCGCTCGCCCAGATCGCGCATGGGGAGGCATTATATGGAGTCGCGACGATATAGATGAAGAGAATTGAGTGACGTTCTCTAGACCTTATCGTTGGCGCAAACCAAAATCGAAGTCCAAGTCTAGAGTCACTGGAAATTTTTTGGAAAATGCGCGGCGCCTGGCAATACCGATGGCCGACTGTGGGGCGCTTTACCGGAAGAAGCTTACCGCCATGGCAGAAAAGATTCACCGCCAAAAAATTGAATCCAACTGTTTTCTGCCCCTCCACTCAAGCAAGCTTCGCGAATTCATCACAATTAGCTTCGTCAAGACAATATGAAAAACGACAAGAAAACGAAAAAGGCTGCCCCTGCGGCGAGTCAAATCGCTGATGAGCGATTTGCCGACTTCGAGACCGATCCCCGATTCCGTTTGCCCTCGAAGAAGCAGACAAAAACCACAATCGACAAGCGATTCTCTCGCATGCTTAAAGATGACGAGTTCACTGCTACCGCCAAGGTCGACCGATATGGCCGAAAAGTAAAGTCGGattccaagaagaaggctctACAAAGGTTGTACcgcgaggaagatgaagaagaagacgaggaggaggggggagaggaggaagatggcatcgaggtcgaggatgacgaggtcGTTCAGCGAGAATTGCGAAAGGCGCACGAGAAATACGACCCTGCCCGAGGCGGTGgtttctcatcttctgaAGACGGCTCTGAttctgaggaggaagagtcCGActccgacgaagaagaaggtggcgC
It encodes:
- a CDS encoding P-loop containing nucleoside triphosphate hydrolase protein; this encodes MPPHARSGRAPKPQKNGRTEQRQQKRKREQEDLQQLEQRVNDLDPKSDEIKNFSHLPLSVPTASGLEASHFQTLTDVQAHAIPLALKGKDVMGAAKTGSGKTLAFLVPVLEKLYRAQWTEYDGLGALIISPTRELAVQIFQVLRKVGRNHVFSAGLVIGGKSLKEEAERLDRMNILVCTPGRMLQHLDQTAGFDANNLQILVLDEADRIMDMGFQSDVDALVEHLPKSRQTLMFSATQSKKVSDLARLSLKDPEYVSVHEAAASATPTNLQQHYIVTPLTEKLDTLYGFIKANLKSKIIVFLSSGKQVRFVYESFRHLQPGIPLLHLHGRQKQIARMEITNRFTAAKQSCLFATDVVARGIDFPAVDWVIQADCPEDVDTYIHRVGRTARYQSNGRAVLFLDPSEEPGMLKKLEQKKIPIQKVNVKEKKKKSIKDQLQSMCFQNPDLKYLGQKAFISYARSIHLQRDKDVFKFNKLDLDGFAASLGLPGTPQVKFRKGEDIKRIKNAPRVGMSSDSEMEEDGEKPKKKNEVRTKYDKMFERTNQDVLSSHYNKLVLDGDENADDDDGDFLSVKRVLKDDELDDEANNAFKSTAKVIDGLGGEEPFVVDSKRREKALKSKKKMLKFKGNSTKVVFDEDGNAHAIYELKDEDDFMGEGPAEEQRRKFVEDETSRVREADVDDKALAKQKRREKREKRKAAERAERMGIVSDDDGDAPMLHNADDGEDPLALMRSLPMGGDRSDSEEDREPPKKRAKKWFEDDSEDEKKSKGNGRVIKVQDEPETLEDLEALATGLLD